A single genomic interval of Streptomyces sp. BA2 harbors:
- a CDS encoding formylglycine-generating enzyme family protein codes for MISVPAGQVTLSDRRTRRSWPVEVAAHELAAFPVTQEQYAQVTGERPSSAHGDRLPVEGVSWLDAVRFCNALSLREGLTPAYLLGSDEGAEWDASADGYRLPTEAEWEHACRAGTAGARYGPLDEIAWHGGNGSGRIHDVGGKRPNAWGLHDMIGNVWEWCWDLYDPEVYGTYRVLRGGGWFDEHWSCRASVRRRSHPTFRIDDVGFRVARSLAPART; via the coding sequence ATGATCAGCGTCCCGGCGGGGCAGGTGACACTGTCGGACCGGCGGACGCGACGCAGCTGGCCGGTCGAGGTCGCGGCCCACGAACTGGCCGCCTTCCCCGTCACCCAGGAGCAGTACGCGCAGGTCACCGGCGAGCGCCCGAGCAGCGCGCACGGCGACCGGCTGCCCGTCGAGGGCGTTTCCTGGCTGGACGCGGTCCGGTTCTGCAACGCCCTGTCCCTGCGCGAGGGACTGACTCCCGCCTACCTCCTCGGCAGCGATGAGGGCGCCGAGTGGGACGCGTCCGCGGACGGATACCGACTGCCGACCGAGGCCGAGTGGGAGCACGCGTGCCGGGCCGGCACGGCCGGTGCGCGGTACGGGCCGCTCGACGAGATCGCCTGGCACGGCGGCAACGGCTCCGGACGGATCCACGACGTGGGCGGCAAGCGGCCCAACGCGTGGGGCTTGCACGACATGATCGGCAACGTGTGGGAGTGGTGCTGGGATCTCTACGACCCCGAGGTCTATGGCACCTATCGGGTGCTCCGTGGCGGTGGGTGGTTCGACGAGCACTGGAGCTGCCGGGCCTCGGTGCGGCGCCGCAGCCACCCGACGTTCCGGATCGACGACGTGGGGTTCCGCGTCGCGCGTTCCCTGGCACCCGCGCGCACGTGA
- a CDS encoding RNA polymerase sigma factor yields the protein MLNGTATVEDLLRLHAPQVLGALVRRYGHFGEAEDAVQEALLAAARQWPDQGVPENPRGWLIRVASRRLMDQLRSDEARRRREEEAAQMSPRDAFTAPAPGEGRAPSDDDTLTLLFLCCHPGLSPAAQVALTLRAVGGLTTAEIARAHLVPESTMAQRISRAKAKVKGVPFRQPCAKDRDQRLAVVLQVLYLIFNEGYTATSGSALHRSDLAREAIRLTRSVRTLLPEDGAVTGLLALMLLTEARSAARTGPHGELIPLDEQDRSRWDRRAIEEGSALVEKALSQGPAGAYQLQAAIAALHDEAARADDTDWPQILALYDILVRRAPEPMAELSRAVAFAMVHGPRAGLAEVAALEDRLAGHHRLDAVRAHLLERAGETDAARAAYQLAAKRTLSIPETRYLQMRAARLSST from the coding sequence GTGCTGAACGGCACCGCCACGGTCGAGGACCTGCTGCGCCTGCACGCGCCGCAGGTCCTCGGTGCGCTCGTGCGCCGGTACGGGCACTTCGGCGAGGCCGAGGACGCCGTGCAGGAGGCTCTGCTCGCCGCCGCGCGGCAGTGGCCCGATCAGGGTGTTCCCGAGAATCCGCGCGGCTGGCTGATCAGGGTCGCGTCGCGGCGGCTCATGGATCAGCTGCGCAGTGACGAGGCGCGGCGCAGACGGGAGGAGGAGGCCGCCCAGATGTCGCCGCGGGACGCCTTCACGGCGCCCGCGCCGGGCGAGGGCCGCGCGCCGTCCGACGACGACACCCTGACCCTGCTCTTCCTGTGCTGCCATCCGGGGCTGAGCCCGGCCGCGCAGGTCGCCCTCACGCTGCGCGCGGTCGGCGGTCTGACCACGGCGGAGATCGCCCGCGCCCATCTCGTGCCCGAGTCGACGATGGCGCAGCGCATCAGCAGGGCGAAGGCGAAGGTCAAGGGGGTGCCGTTCCGGCAGCCGTGCGCGAAGGACCGTGATCAGCGGCTCGCTGTGGTGCTCCAGGTGCTCTACCTCATCTTCAACGAGGGGTACACCGCGACGTCCGGCAGCGCCCTGCACCGCTCGGATCTCGCGCGGGAGGCGATCCGGCTCACCCGTTCCGTGCGCACGCTGCTGCCCGAGGACGGCGCGGTGACCGGGCTGCTCGCGCTCATGCTGCTCACCGAGGCCCGCAGCGCTGCCCGCACCGGCCCGCACGGTGAGCTGATCCCGCTCGACGAACAGGACCGCTCACGCTGGGACCGGCGCGCGATCGAGGAAGGCTCCGCGCTGGTCGAGAAGGCCCTGTCCCAAGGCCCCGCGGGCGCCTACCAGTTGCAGGCGGCGATCGCCGCGCTGCACGACGAGGCCGCGCGCGCCGACGACACCGACTGGCCGCAGATCCTCGCCCTCTACGACATCCTCGTACGCCGTGCTCCCGAACCCATGGCCGAACTCAGCCGGGCCGTGGCCTTCGCGATGGTGCACGGGCCGCGCGCCGGTCTTGCCGAAGTCGCGGCCCTTGAGGACCGGTTGGCGGGCCATCACCGGCTCGACGCCGTGCGCGCCCACCTCCTGGAGCGGGCGGGCGAGACGGACGCGGCCCGCGCCGCCTACCAGTTGGCGGCCAAGCGTACGCTGAGCATCCCCGAGACGCGCTACCTGCAGATGCGTGCGGCCCGCCTGTCGTCGACCTGA
- a CDS encoding YciI family protein — translation MKYLVMVQGTQADYEAQSGKGNATSPAWSEKDLQAMFAFMGALNDDLAESGEIVDGQGLAEPAQTRLVDVDKDGRPVITDGPYGETKEVLAGYWVLDCASLDRVTEIANRIQQCPIPEGAPNYPVVIRQIMGGPDEAC, via the coding sequence ATGAAGTACCTGGTGATGGTTCAGGGCACGCAGGCGGACTACGAGGCGCAGAGCGGCAAGGGCAACGCGACAAGCCCGGCGTGGAGCGAGAAGGACCTGCAGGCGATGTTCGCCTTCATGGGCGCGCTCAACGACGATCTGGCGGAGTCCGGCGAGATCGTCGACGGGCAGGGCCTTGCCGAGCCCGCGCAGACCCGTCTGGTCGACGTGGACAAGGACGGCCGGCCGGTCATCACGGACGGTCCCTACGGCGAGACGAAGGAGGTCCTCGCCGGGTACTGGGTTCTCGACTGCGCGAGCCTGGACCGCGTCACGGAGATCGCCAACCGCATCCAGCAGTGCCCGATTCCCGAGGGCGCACCGAACTACCCCGTCGTGATCCGCCAGATCATGGGCGGCCCCGACGAAGCGTGCTGA
- a CDS encoding isocitrate lyase/PEP mutase family protein, with protein sequence MTYAQRADQFRALHRTGEPLLLPNAWDHASAAALAHGGFPAIGTTSLGVAAAAGKADATGDTREETLRLAHGLARLPALITVDIEGGFSDRPGEVAVLAAELVGAGVVGVNIEDGRPDGTLADTALQCELIRAVKESAPDLFVNARTDTYWLRAGGAGETERRAADYQLAGADGVFVPGLQDEKAIEGLVEGLADVPLNILFAPGALTYGRLAELGVRRVSSGSLLFRAALHGAVEAARSIARGDTVPQDLPSYADAQALSAAYGEGV encoded by the coding sequence ATGACGTACGCACAGCGAGCCGACCAGTTCCGCGCCCTGCACCGCACCGGCGAACCCCTGCTGCTTCCCAACGCCTGGGACCACGCCTCAGCGGCCGCGCTCGCCCACGGCGGCTTCCCGGCGATCGGCACCACCAGCCTGGGCGTGGCGGCCGCCGCGGGCAAGGCGGACGCCACGGGCGACACACGGGAGGAGACCCTGCGCCTCGCCCATGGCCTGGCCCGGCTGCCCGCGCTGATCACCGTGGACATCGAGGGCGGCTTCAGCGACCGGCCCGGGGAGGTGGCGGTGCTCGCGGCGGAACTCGTCGGGGCGGGGGTCGTGGGCGTGAACATCGAGGACGGCCGCCCGGACGGCACGCTGGCCGACACGGCTCTGCAGTGCGAGCTGATCCGCGCCGTCAAGGAGTCGGCCCCCGACCTGTTCGTCAACGCGCGCACCGACACGTACTGGCTGCGCGCCGGGGGAGCGGGCGAGACCGAGCGCCGGGCCGCGGACTATCAACTGGCGGGCGCCGACGGCGTGTTCGTCCCCGGCCTTCAGGACGAGAAGGCCATCGAGGGGCTGGTCGAGGGGCTGGCCGACGTGCCGCTGAACATCCTCTTCGCGCCGGGCGCCCTGACGTACGGGCGCCTCGCGGAGCTCGGCGTGCGGCGGGTGAGCAGCGGCTCGTTGCTGTTCCGCGCCGCGCTGCACGGAGCCGTCGAGGCGGCGCGCTCGATCGCCCGGGGTGACACGGTGCCGCAGGACCTGCCCTCGTACGCGGATGCCCAGGCGCTCTCGGCGGCTTACGGCGAGGGCGTGTAG
- a CDS encoding MMPL family transporter, which translates to MFSGLGRFVVRRPWWIILAWVVVAGAVISLAPKLTSSSDEASFLPDHYESIRAADVQEAEFPQQQNVGAIIVFQRSDGGKLTAADSADITRISKDLQAKKIPEVQAVVPGAVSPNKLVRTSVVAMPKITNPEDTAQQDAVEELRSDLEPELKGTDLSAGITGSAAQALDESDASERAGLLVGVGTIVIIIVLLLVIFRSPIIALLPVVLIGLISPMATGLIASANKAFDMKADSSIQELLTVVLFGVGTDYILFLLFRYREALRAGEDPKGGMVHAVERVGEAITSAAGAVIVAFAALTLSSLGMLRSMGPALAIAVFVTLLAGLTLVPAVVSLLGTKVFWPSKSWQREPQGTGFARLGASIARKPAVWALVSALFMGALTLGALGYKANFDLAGSSLPKDKESMVALKNLQKGFPAGTTDPTFVYLTSTDDGPLPKARTAAFREQLDEVRGVGEVSAPRLSTDGTTASYSVVLADPPASDKALETVKDRLRPIAHEDAPTGTEALVGGTTAVYVDINKAVDRDYSVVFPVAALAIMVILGLLLRSLVAPWYLMLSVALGFGATLGATSLLFQQIGSQPGLMFMLPVIMYLFVVALGTDYNILMVSRLREEAREGRTPHDAAGTAVRHSGPTIGSAGVILAGTFATLMLAGNSTLSQMGFSLSFGILIAAFVMAMIFTPALTALIGHAAWWPGHGDEKRDADDSPSTPPYTPSP; encoded by the coding sequence ATGTTCTCTGGCCTGGGCCGATTCGTGGTCCGTCGCCCGTGGTGGATCATTCTGGCGTGGGTCGTGGTGGCCGGTGCCGTGATCTCCCTGGCGCCAAAGCTCACATCCAGCAGCGACGAGGCGAGCTTCCTTCCGGATCATTACGAGTCCATCCGCGCGGCGGACGTACAGGAAGCGGAGTTCCCCCAACAGCAGAACGTCGGCGCGATCATCGTCTTCCAGCGCTCCGACGGCGGAAAGCTGACGGCGGCCGACTCCGCGGACATCACCCGCATCTCCAAGGATCTGCAGGCCAAGAAGATCCCCGAGGTACAGGCGGTCGTGCCGGGCGCCGTCTCCCCCAACAAGCTCGTGCGGACGTCGGTCGTCGCGATGCCGAAGATCACCAACCCCGAGGACACCGCACAGCAGGACGCGGTCGAGGAACTGCGCTCCGACCTCGAGCCCGAGCTGAAGGGCACGGACCTCTCGGCCGGAATCACGGGCTCCGCCGCCCAGGCGCTCGACGAGAGCGATGCCTCGGAGCGGGCCGGACTGCTCGTCGGGGTCGGCACGATCGTGATCATCATCGTGCTGCTCCTGGTGATCTTCCGGAGCCCGATCATCGCGCTGCTCCCCGTGGTCCTGATCGGCCTCATCTCACCGATGGCGACCGGCCTGATCGCCTCCGCGAACAAGGCCTTCGACATGAAGGCCGACTCCTCCATCCAGGAACTCCTCACCGTCGTCCTGTTCGGCGTCGGCACGGACTACATCCTGTTCCTGCTCTTCCGCTACCGAGAGGCCCTGCGGGCGGGCGAGGATCCCAAGGGCGGCATGGTGCATGCCGTCGAGCGGGTCGGCGAGGCGATCACCTCGGCGGCCGGCGCCGTCATCGTCGCGTTCGCCGCCCTGACGCTCTCCTCGCTCGGCATGCTGCGCTCCATGGGCCCCGCCCTGGCCATCGCGGTCTTCGTGACGCTGCTCGCCGGGCTCACGCTGGTCCCCGCCGTCGTCTCGCTGCTCGGCACGAAGGTGTTCTGGCCCTCGAAGTCGTGGCAGCGGGAACCGCAGGGCACCGGGTTCGCGCGGCTCGGCGCGTCCATCGCCCGTAAGCCCGCCGTCTGGGCCCTGGTGTCGGCGCTGTTCATGGGGGCGCTCACCCTCGGCGCCCTCGGCTACAAGGCCAACTTCGACCTCGCGGGCTCCTCGCTTCCCAAGGACAAGGAGTCGATGGTCGCCCTGAAGAACCTCCAGAAGGGCTTCCCCGCGGGCACCACCGACCCGACCTTCGTCTACCTCACCTCGACGGACGACGGGCCGCTCCCGAAAGCGCGGACGGCCGCCTTCCGAGAGCAGCTGGACGAGGTCCGTGGCGTGGGCGAGGTCTCCGCGCCGCGGCTGAGCACGGACGGCACGACGGCCTCGTACTCCGTGGTGCTCGCGGATCCGCCCGCGTCCGACAAGGCCCTGGAGACCGTCAAGGACCGCCTGCGCCCGATCGCGCACGAGGACGCGCCCACCGGAACCGAAGCGCTCGTCGGCGGGACGACGGCGGTGTACGTCGACATCAACAAGGCCGTGGACCGCGACTATTCGGTGGTCTTCCCGGTGGCCGCGCTCGCCATCATGGTCATCCTCGGCCTGCTCCTGCGGAGCCTGGTGGCTCCCTGGTATCTGATGCTGTCGGTCGCGCTCGGCTTCGGCGCGACCCTGGGCGCGACCTCGCTGCTGTTCCAACAGATCGGCAGCCAGCCCGGGTTGATGTTCATGCTGCCCGTGATCATGTACTTGTTCGTGGTCGCCCTCGGCACCGACTACAACATCCTGATGGTGTCGCGGCTGCGCGAGGAGGCCCGCGAGGGCCGCACCCCGCACGACGCGGCGGGCACGGCGGTGCGCCACTCGGGCCCGACGATCGGCTCGGCGGGCGTGATCCTGGCGGGCACGTTCGCGACGCTGATGCTCGCGGGCAACTCGACGCTCTCCCAGATGGGCTTCTCCCTCTCCTTCGGCATCCTCATCGCCGCCTTCGTCATGGCGATGATCTTCACGCCCGCGCTGACGGCGCTCATCGGGCACGCGGCGTGGTGGCCGGGGCACGGGGACGAGAAGCGCGACGCGGACGACTCGCCCTCGACGCCGCCCTACACGCCCTCGCCGTAA
- the lpdA gene encoding dihydrolipoyl dehydrogenase: MEDRFDVVVLGAGPGGYVAAIRAAQLGKRVAVVEEKYWGGVCLNVGCIPTKALLRNAELAHLFTHEQKTYGIKVDGNVSFDYGEAFNRSRTVADGRVKGVHFLMKKNKITEFDGRGTFLDANTLQVAKSDGSTDTITFQNCIIATGATPKLLPGTQRSERVVTYEEQILADSVPESIVIAGAGAIGIEFAYVLHNYGVKVTIVEFLDRIAPLEDADVSTELAKQYRKLGIDVKTSTRVESIDESGAKVKVTVTGKDGKQEILEADKVLQAIGFAPNVTGFGLEATGVALTERGAIDIDGRGRTSVPHIYAIGDVTAKLMLAHTAESMGVVAAETISGAETMELDYPMIPRATYSQPQIASFGWTEAQAKEKGFDVKVAKFPFMANGKAHGLGDTVGFVKIISDAQYGEIIGAHLIGPDVTELLPELTLAQQWDLTVHEVARNVHAHPTLGEAVKEAVHGLAGHMINF; encoded by the coding sequence ATGGAAGACCGCTTCGACGTCGTCGTGCTCGGAGCAGGACCCGGCGGCTATGTGGCCGCCATCCGCGCCGCCCAGTTGGGCAAGCGGGTAGCGGTCGTCGAGGAGAAGTACTGGGGAGGTGTGTGCCTGAACGTCGGCTGTATCCCGACCAAGGCGCTGCTGCGCAACGCCGAGCTGGCCCATCTGTTCACGCACGAGCAGAAGACGTACGGCATCAAGGTCGACGGGAACGTGTCCTTCGACTACGGCGAGGCGTTCAACCGCAGCCGCACGGTCGCGGACGGCCGCGTCAAGGGCGTCCACTTCCTGATGAAGAAGAACAAGATCACCGAGTTCGACGGCCGGGGCACGTTCCTCGACGCGAACACGCTCCAGGTCGCCAAGTCGGACGGCTCCACGGACACGATCACGTTTCAGAACTGCATCATCGCCACGGGCGCGACGCCGAAGCTGCTGCCCGGCACTCAGCGTTCCGAGCGTGTGGTGACGTACGAGGAGCAGATCCTCGCCGACTCCGTGCCTGAGTCGATCGTGATCGCGGGCGCGGGCGCCATCGGCATCGAGTTCGCCTACGTCCTGCACAACTACGGCGTGAAGGTGACGATCGTCGAGTTCCTCGACCGCATCGCGCCCCTTGAGGACGCGGACGTCTCGACGGAACTTGCCAAGCAGTACCGCAAGCTCGGCATCGACGTGAAGACCTCCACCCGCGTCGAGTCGATCGACGAGTCCGGGGCCAAGGTCAAGGTCACGGTGACGGGCAAGGACGGCAAGCAGGAGATCCTGGAGGCGGACAAGGTCCTCCAGGCCATCGGCTTCGCGCCGAACGTCACGGGCTTCGGCCTGGAGGCGACGGGCGTGGCGCTGACCGAGCGCGGCGCCATCGACATCGACGGGCGCGGGCGGACGAGCGTGCCGCACATCTACGCCATCGGTGACGTCACCGCGAAGCTGATGCTCGCGCACACCGCCGAGTCGATGGGCGTCGTGGCCGCCGAGACGATCTCGGGCGCCGAGACGATGGAACTCGACTACCCGATGATCCCGCGCGCGACCTATTCGCAGCCGCAGATCGCCAGCTTCGGCTGGACGGAGGCGCAGGCCAAGGAGAAGGGCTTCGACGTCAAGGTCGCCAAGTTCCCGTTCATGGCGAACGGCAAGGCGCACGGCCTCGGCGACACCGTCGGCTTCGTCAAGATCATCAGTGACGCGCAGTACGGCGAGATCATCGGCGCCCACCTGATCGGCCCGGACGTCACCGAGCTTCTTCCCGAGCTGACCCTGGCCCAGCAGTGGGACCTGACCGTGCACGAGGTGGCGCGCAACGTGCACGCGCACCCGACGCTCGGCGAGGCGGTCAAGGAAGCGGTGCACGGCCTGGCCGGGCACATGATCAACTTCTGA
- a CDS encoding SAM-dependent methyltransferase has protein sequence MAADDQAEMMSIPFDVPTSARAYGWMLGGKDNYAVDRDFLLRTLPDFPECVDIARQNREFLFRVVRHLTRAGIRQFIDMGCGLPTDENVHQVARRFAPDTRVVYVDLDPIVLAHGRALLADDSTTTVINGDMRDQDAILGHPDVIRLIDFDEPVAVLFLSVVHHLTDADGPRRVLRTIVDRAAPGSYLGLSQVVADDPVRGAAMSAHISGGGVPWQTRTPAEVDALLDGLEPVEPGLVNLVDWRPDADQPPLAPVHEDLAPYLGATEQSKGIYEYGGLLRKA, from the coding sequence GTGGCGGCAGACGACCAGGCCGAGATGATGTCCATTCCCTTCGACGTGCCGACATCGGCACGCGCCTACGGCTGGATGCTCGGCGGCAAGGACAACTACGCGGTCGACCGCGACTTCCTGCTGCGGACACTGCCCGACTTCCCCGAGTGCGTCGACATCGCCCGGCAGAACCGCGAGTTCCTGTTCCGCGTCGTGCGCCATCTGACCCGGGCGGGGATCCGCCAGTTCATCGACATGGGCTGCGGCCTGCCGACCGACGAGAACGTCCACCAGGTCGCCCGGCGCTTCGCACCGGACACCCGCGTCGTCTACGTGGACCTCGATCCGATCGTCCTCGCGCACGGCAGGGCGCTGCTCGCCGACGACTCCACCACCACCGTCATCAACGGCGACATGCGCGACCAGGACGCGATCCTCGGCCACCCCGACGTCATCCGCCTCATCGACTTCGACGAGCCGGTCGCGGTGCTCTTCCTGTCGGTGGTGCACCACCTCACCGACGCCGACGGTCCCCGCCGCGTGCTGCGCACGATCGTCGACCGGGCGGCGCCCGGCAGCTACCTCGGCCTCTCGCAGGTCGTCGCCGACGACCCCGTCCGCGGCGCGGCGATGAGCGCGCACATCTCCGGCGGCGGCGTCCCCTGGCAGACCCGCACCCCGGCCGAGGTCGATGCCCTCCTGGACGGTCTTGAGCCGGTCGAGCCCGGCCTGGTGAACCTGGTCGACTGGCGCCCCGACGCGGACCAGCCCCCGCTCGCCCCGGTCCACGAGGACCTGGCCCCCTACCTGGGCGCCACCGAGCAGAGCAAGGGGATCTACGAGTACGGGGGTTTGCTCCGCAAGGCATAG
- a CDS encoding TauD/TfdA family dioxygenase has protein sequence MYEGRRTLRRVPEGWEERPYELIDVVPQGRLIGAEIRGVDLAEPLTPALREELNRALLEWKVLFFRGAGITSEQQRAFALNWGELETNPLLARGSADDVVRFDKGGSATPTYENVWHADVTFRERPALGAVLQLREVPPVGGDTMWADMAAAYDNLPDEVKERIEGARAVHDFIPGFVRFYGPEKLIPLQEQFPPVTHPVVRRHPETGRRMLFVNTSFTTHIVGMERAESDRLLSYLVRQAQVPEYQVRFHWQAGDVAFWDNRSTQHYAVDDYAPHRRVAERVAIAGDRPH, from the coding sequence ATGTACGAAGGGCGCCGCACCCTGCGCCGCGTCCCCGAGGGCTGGGAAGAGCGCCCGTACGAACTGATCGACGTCGTCCCCCAGGGGCGCCTCATCGGCGCCGAGATCCGCGGCGTCGACCTCGCCGAGCCGCTCACGCCCGCGCTGCGTGAAGAACTCAACCGCGCCCTCCTGGAGTGGAAGGTGCTCTTCTTCCGCGGCGCCGGGATCACCTCCGAGCAGCAGCGCGCCTTCGCCCTCAACTGGGGCGAGTTGGAGACCAATCCGCTGCTCGCGCGTGGCTCGGCCGACGACGTCGTCCGGTTCGACAAGGGCGGCAGCGCGACCCCCACGTACGAGAACGTCTGGCACGCCGACGTCACCTTCCGCGAGCGCCCCGCGCTCGGCGCCGTCCTGCAGTTGCGAGAGGTGCCGCCGGTGGGCGGCGACACGATGTGGGCGGACATGGCGGCCGCGTACGACAACCTCCCCGACGAGGTGAAGGAACGCATCGAGGGTGCCCGCGCGGTGCACGACTTCATTCCCGGCTTCGTCCGCTTCTACGGCCCCGAGAAGCTGATCCCGCTCCAGGAGCAGTTCCCGCCGGTCACGCACCCCGTGGTGCGCAGGCACCCGGAGACCGGGCGGCGGATGCTCTTCGTGAACACGTCCTTCACCACGCACATCGTGGGCATGGAACGGGCCGAGAGCGACCGGCTGCTGAGCTATCTGGTGCGGCAGGCGCAGGTCCCGGAGTACCAGGTGCGGTTCCACTGGCAGGCGGGTGACGTCGCCTTCTGGGACAACCGCTCCACCCAGCACTACGCGGTCGACGACTACGCCCCGCACCGCCGCGTGGCCGAACGCGTCGCGATAGCGGGCGACCGCCCGCACTGA
- a CDS encoding epoxide hydrolase family protein, with product MAAAARLPMTPEPIHVPDAVLDDLKARLRLTRWPDDIGNDDGYYGVRRGYLQELADHWLHHYDWRKAEAAINSYEHYRVSVDGVPVHFMRRPGVGPAPTPLILTHGWPWTFWHWSKVVDPLADPAAYGGDPADAFDVIVPSLPGFGFSTPLPDHPDMNFWKVADLWHTLMTETLGHEKYAAGGCDIGALVTGQLGHKYADELHGIHIGSGLKLTFFNGDRGWDLSGGRPIPEGLSEADHRQLLSLERRFAAHLAVHMLGPSTLSYGLSDSPVGLLAWILERWDKWSDNRGDVESVFSKDDLLTHAMIFWVNNAIGTSMRYYANANRYPWTPSHDRQPVIEAPTGITFVGHENPPGVTTTEQRVQNWLGGDRADWYRHVNLTAHESGGHFIPWEIPDGWVDDLRRTFRGRR from the coding sequence ATGGCAGCCGCAGCGCGCCTCCCGATGACGCCCGAGCCCATCCACGTCCCCGACGCGGTGCTCGATGACCTCAAGGCGCGGCTGCGGCTGACCAGGTGGCCCGACGACATCGGCAACGACGACGGGTACTACGGCGTCCGTCGCGGCTACCTCCAGGAACTGGCCGACCACTGGTTGCATCACTACGACTGGCGCAAGGCCGAAGCGGCGATCAACTCCTATGAGCACTACCGGGTGAGCGTCGACGGCGTGCCCGTGCACTTCATGCGCAGGCCCGGCGTCGGCCCGGCCCCCACCCCGCTCATCCTCACGCACGGCTGGCCCTGGACCTTCTGGCACTGGTCCAAGGTGGTGGATCCGCTGGCCGACCCCGCCGCGTACGGCGGCGACCCGGCCGACGCGTTCGACGTCATCGTGCCCTCCCTGCCCGGCTTCGGCTTCTCCACGCCGCTGCCGGACCACCCCGACATGAACTTCTGGAAGGTCGCCGACCTCTGGCACACCTTGATGACCGAGACGCTCGGCCACGAGAAGTACGCCGCAGGCGGGTGTGACATCGGCGCCCTCGTCACCGGTCAGCTCGGCCACAAGTACGCCGACGAACTCCACGGCATCCACATCGGATCCGGCCTGAAGCTCACCTTCTTCAACGGCGACCGGGGCTGGGATCTCAGCGGCGGCCGGCCGATTCCTGAGGGACTGTCCGAGGCCGACCACCGTCAACTGCTCTCCCTGGAACGGCGCTTCGCCGCCCACCTGGCCGTGCACATGCTCGGTCCCAGCACGCTCTCCTACGGGCTCAGCGACTCACCGGTCGGGCTGCTCGCCTGGATCCTGGAGCGCTGGGACAAGTGGAGCGACAACCGCGGTGACGTGGAGAGCGTCTTCTCCAAGGACGATCTGCTCACCCACGCCATGATCTTCTGGGTGAACAACGCCATCGGGACGTCGATGCGCTACTACGCCAACGCCAACCGCTACCCCTGGACGCCCTCGCACGACCGTCAGCCGGTCATCGAAGCCCCCACCGGCATCACTTTCGTCGGCCACGAGAACCCGCCCGGGGTCACCACCACCGAGCAGCGGGTCCAGAACTGGCTCGGGGGCGACCGGGCCGACTGGTACCGGCACGTGAACCTCACCGCACACGAGAGCGGCGGTCACTTCATTCCGTGGGAGATTCCCGACGGCTGGGTGGACGACCTGCGCCGTACGTTCCGGGGGCGACGTTGA
- a CDS encoding GNAT family N-acetyltransferase, whose amino-acid sequence MTRVHAEEISTARLILEPLRVQHADEMARVLSDPALHAFIGGSPDDPPALRARYRRMTAGSPDPAVSWCNWVLRSRDEECLVGTVQATLGPASPGPADGSSALVAEIAWVVGTPWQGRGIAVEAARGLVEWLAGQRAVGDVIAHVHPDHRASAAVAAAAGLAPTDAWQDGEVTWRRTPER is encoded by the coding sequence GTGACCAGGGTCCACGCCGAGGAGATCAGCACCGCCCGGCTGATCCTCGAACCGCTGCGGGTCCAGCACGCCGACGAGATGGCCCGGGTGCTCTCCGATCCCGCCCTGCACGCCTTCATCGGCGGCTCTCCGGACGACCCGCCGGCCCTGCGAGCCCGCTACCGGCGGATGACCGCCGGGTCCCCCGATCCGGCGGTCTCCTGGTGCAACTGGGTGCTGCGGTCGCGTGACGAGGAGTGCCTCGTCGGGACGGTGCAGGCGACGCTGGGGCCCGCTTCCCCGGGCCCCGCCGACGGCAGCAGCGCGCTGGTCGCGGAGATCGCCTGGGTCGTGGGGACTCCCTGGCAGGGGCGGGGCATCGCGGTGGAGGCGGCCCGGGGCCTCGTCGAGTGGCTTGCGGGGCAGCGGGCCGTAGGTGACGTCATCGCCCATGTCCACCCGGACCACCGGGCATCAGCAGCCGTCGCCGCTGCTGCGGGGCTGGCCCCCACGGACGCGTGGCAGGACGGCGAGGTCACGTGGCGGCGGACGCCGGAGCGTTGA
- a CDS encoding SSI family serine proteinase inhibitor: MRFFLKTVGATAVVAACVMSGTSGTAQAQPKAAPAGLYAPSSLVLAVGQGEEADTATMQRAVTLTCAPKASGTHPSPSNACAELRATAGEFDRLIGESPGMICTKEWKPVVVSVDGVWEGRRVTWSKTFGNSCEMRGSLSESAALSF; this comes from the coding sequence GTGCGTTTCTTCCTCAAGACGGTGGGCGCCACCGCTGTCGTGGCCGCCTGCGTGATGTCCGGGACCTCTGGCACGGCCCAGGCCCAGCCCAAGGCCGCCCCGGCCGGTCTCTACGCGCCCTCGTCGCTGGTCCTCGCCGTCGGCCAGGGCGAAGAGGCAGACACCGCCACCATGCAGCGCGCCGTGACCCTGACCTGTGCGCCGAAGGCATCGGGTACCCACCCCTCGCCGTCCAACGCCTGCGCCGAACTCCGCGCGACCGCCGGCGAGTTCGACCGGCTGATCGGCGAGTCACCCGGCATGATCTGTACGAAGGAGTGGAAGCCCGTCGTGGTCAGCGTCGACGGGGTGTGGGAGGGCCGCCGCGTCACGTGGTCCAAGACCTTCGGCAACAGCTGCGAGATGCGAGGGAGCCTCTCGGAAAGCGCCGCCCTCTCGTTCTGA